A window of the Henckelia pumila isolate YLH828 chromosome 3, ASM3356847v2, whole genome shotgun sequence genome harbors these coding sequences:
- the LOC140889405 gene encoding uncharacterized protein, with protein MARRRDPRAVTPPSLPPPRLPPSPPPQVDVGGQVLAGLARILERHVDAPRAGMGTVYEQFRKMNPKDFAGTTDPDVLMAEPSDYASALRRALRSEQTLRDISAEAHGKRPFPHQGHSQQQQHGKKPYHGPPRQQGQQAPQGRQAQRQVPPKAGEKPICQFCHRPHFGKCLKDAGVCFKCKKPGHMSTHCPELRRPVQGRVFVMEAEQADPDTTLLTGEDFVEETEGRDLLG; from the exons ATGGCTCGTCGTCGTGATCCGCGTGCAGTTACGCCTCCATCGCTGCCTCCTCCACGGCTGCCGCCTTCACCGCCGCCGCAGGTGGATGTAGGAGGACAGGTGCTAGCGGGATTGGCCCGCATTCTCGAGCGTCATGTGGATGCTCCTAGAGCTGGGATGGGGACTGTTTATGAGCAGTTCCGGAAGATGAACCCGAAGGACttcgctggcaccactgatcc ggatgtgctgatggctgagccatctgattatgcttcagcactgaggcgtgccttgaggtccgagcagacgctgagagatattagcgcggaggcgcatggcaagaggcccttccctcatcagggccactctcagcagcagcagcacggcaagaagccgtatcatggacccccgagacagcagggacagcaggcaccgcaggggcgtcaggcccagagacaggttcctcccaaggctggggagaagcctatttgtcagttttgccatcgtccgcattttgggaagtgtttgaaggatgctggagtttgcttcaagtgcaagaagccaggacatatgtctacccattgtccagagctgaggaggcccgtgcagggcagagtgttcgtgatggaggctgagcaggccgacccagacactactcttctcacag gtgaggattttgtggaggagacggaggggcgtgatctactgggatga